In Corythoichthys intestinalis isolate RoL2023-P3 chromosome 11, ASM3026506v1, whole genome shotgun sequence, a single genomic region encodes these proteins:
- the tmsb2 gene encoding thymosin beta, protein MSDKPDMTEISRFDKTKLKKTETKEKNPLPTKETIEQERKGDATP, encoded by the exons ATGTCTGACAAGCCTGATATGACTGAGATTTCCCGTTTTGACAAGACAAAGCTGAAGAAGACtgagacaaaagaaaaaaatcctctGCCCACAAAAGAAA CCATTGAACAAGAGAGGAAAGGAGATGCCACACCTTGA